One Peptococcus niger genomic window carries:
- the cysS gene encoding cysteine--tRNA ligase has translation MKLYNTLTRSKETFQPVHEGEVRMYVCGPTTYNYIHLGNARPIVVFDTVRRYFTYRGYRVTYVSNFTDVDDKIINRSHEEGKTAAEVAQFYIDAFFEDTGKLNILPADKNPRVSEHMQEIINFVQELIDAGYAYALDNGDVYFAVRKYEDYGQLSGRNIDELMAGARVDVDEKKHDPLDFALWKSAKPGEPAWESPWGQGRPGWHIECSAMSRAYLGQTFDIHGGGQDLIFPHHENEIAQSCSASHAPMARYWMHNGFITINEEKMSKSLGNFFLLREILDKFPGDVVRYYLLSVHYRSPLDFDDAKIEAAARGLDRLKNAYHNLVAAQATADGGAGAPEATLRRQLAEVKTNFEAGMDDDFNTALGLSALFDLARDVNTYLREEDHEKAALKEAQDLFDSLLYVFGLDFEAPGTDDALADDLMALLIDLRAQARADKQFALADAIRDRLKDLGIVLEDGKNGTTWKQAH, from the coding sequence ATAAAATTGTACAACACGCTGACCCGCAGCAAGGAAACATTTCAGCCGGTGCATGAAGGCGAAGTGCGGATGTATGTCTGCGGACCGACGACCTATAATTACATTCACCTGGGCAATGCCCGTCCGATTGTGGTTTTTGATACGGTGCGCCGCTACTTTACCTATCGCGGTTACCGGGTGACCTATGTGTCGAATTTTACCGATGTGGACGATAAAATCATCAACCGCAGCCATGAGGAAGGCAAGACGGCCGCCGAAGTGGCACAATTTTACATTGACGCCTTCTTTGAAGATACCGGCAAACTGAACATCCTGCCGGCGGATAAAAATCCGCGCGTCAGCGAGCACATGCAGGAAATCATCAATTTTGTGCAGGAGTTGATTGACGCCGGCTACGCCTATGCCTTGGACAATGGTGACGTCTATTTTGCCGTGCGGAAGTATGAAGATTACGGTCAACTTTCCGGACGGAATATTGATGAGCTGATGGCCGGTGCCCGGGTGGATGTTGATGAGAAAAAGCACGATCCGCTGGACTTTGCCCTGTGGAAAAGCGCCAAACCGGGCGAACCGGCTTGGGAATCGCCTTGGGGCCAGGGCCGACCGGGTTGGCACATCGAATGTTCCGCCATGAGCCGGGCCTACTTGGGGCAGACCTTTGACATTCACGGTGGCGGTCAGGACTTAATCTTTCCCCACCATGAAAATGAAATCGCCCAAAGTTGCTCCGCCTCTCACGCGCCCATGGCGCGGTACTGGATGCACAACGGCTTCATTACCATCAATGAAGAAAAAATGAGCAAGTCGCTGGGTAACTTTTTCCTGCTGCGGGAAATCTTGGATAAATTCCCCGGTGACGTGGTGCGCTATTATTTGTTGAGCGTTCACTACCGTAGCCCCTTGGACTTTGACGATGCTAAAATCGAAGCAGCTGCCCGGGGGCTGGACCGCCTTAAAAATGCCTACCATAACCTGGTGGCCGCTCAAGCCACCGCCGATGGTGGGGCCGGTGCTCCTGAAGCGACCCTACGGCGCCAATTGGCAGAAGTGAAGACAAACTTTGAAGCCGGCATGGATGATGATTTCAATACCGCCTTGGGTCTAAGCGCTCTGTTTGACCTGGCGCGTGATGTCAACACCTATTTGCGGGAAGAAGACCATGAAAAGGCTGCCCTGAAAGAAGCCCAAGACCTGTTTGATTCTCTTCTTTACGTCTTTGGCCTGGACTTTGAGGCACCAGGCACCGATGATGCCCTGGCGGATGACCTGATGGCCCTTTTGATCGACCTGCGAGCACAGGCGCGTGCCGATAAGCAATTCGCTTTAGCCGATGCCATCCGCGACCGGCTAAAAGACCTGGGCATTGTCCTGGAAGACGGCAAAAACGGCACGACCTGGAAACAAGCGCATTAA